A stretch of the Nicotiana tabacum cultivar K326 chromosome 6, ASM71507v2, whole genome shotgun sequence genome encodes the following:
- the LOC107816669 gene encoding uncharacterized protein LOC107816669, translating into MVKKKRASSLDVRQAMDFLNQLLADKPILPFVIPIFLVVWVIEKWIFSLTNWVPLAVAVWAVFQYGSYQRKILAEDLNKKWMQVLLETSPTTPLEQCEWLNKLLIEIWPTYMSPRLSLRFSSIVERRMKQRKPKLIEKIELQEFSLGSKPPLLGLRGIRWSTSGDQKIVHLGFDWDTTDISIMLLAKLGKPLMGTARIVINSIHIKGDLRLVPVLDGRAFLYSFVAPPEVRIGVAFGSGGSQSLPATELPGVSAWLVKLVNDSLSKRMVEPRRNCFSLPAVNLFKRAVAGVLSVTVMSASKLSRSNLRSSPSRKQSSSTDSYVENLHDYKDLRTFVEVELEELTRKTDVRPGSCPRWDSKFNMTLHEDAGTIRFNLFECTPGSVKYDYLTSCEIKMRYVADDSTMFWATGADSAAIARRAEFCGKEIEMTVPFEGINSGELTVKLVLKEWQFADGSDSSNGLPISSQHSLNSTSSFLPRTGRKIYVTIVEGKDLPSKDKFGKPGSGCYVKFQYGKALKRTRTVSHTSDPTWNQKFEFDEISGGEYLKIKCFIEEMFGDENIGSARVSLEGLIEGSPRDVWIPLEKVNSGELRLQIEAVRVDDYEGSKGSNGSSSNGWVELALIEAKDLVAADLRGTSDPYVRVQYGNLKRRTKVMYKTLHPQWHQTLEFPDDGSPLELHVKDHNHLLPTASIGDCVVEYQRLPPNQMFDKWIPLQNVKKGEIHIQVTRKVPDLEKKTSVDSESSVTKARRQISNQMKQMMIKFQSFIEDDDLEGLSASLHEMENLHESQEEFMVQLETEQTLLLNKINELGQEIINSSPSYALGRRPTFP; encoded by the exons ATGGTGAAGAAAAAGAGAGCAAGTTCATTGGATGTGAGACAAGCTATGGATTTCCTGAATCAGTTGTTAGCTGATAAACCAATTCTTCCGTTTGTAATTCCAATATTTTTAGTTGTTTGGGTGATAGAGAAGTGGATTTTCTCTCTCACTAATTGGGTTCCTCTTGCCGTAGCTGTCTGGGCAGTTTTTCAG TATGGAAGTTACCAGCGCAAAATTCTTGCGGAAGACTTGAATAAGAAATGGATGCAAGTGTTGCTGGAGACATCA CCAACAACACCTTTGGAGCAGTGTGAGTGGCTGAACAAGCTACTAATTGAAATTTGGCCTACTTATATGAGCCCAAGGCTTTCTTTGAGGTTCTCTTCTATTGTTGAG AGACGCATGAAACAACGAAAACCAAAGTTGATT GAAAAGATCGAATTACAAGAATTTTCACTTGGTTCTAAACCTCCGCTCTTAGGGCTTCGTGGGATACGGTGGTCAACTTCCGGTGATCAG AAAATTGTGCATCTTGGTTTTGACTGGGACACTACCGATATAAGTATCATGTTGCTTGCCAAGTTGGGAAAGCCTTTAATGGGGACTGCTCGGATAGTTATTAACAGCATCCACATCAAGGGTGAT CTCCGCTTAGTGCCAGTTCTAGATGGAAGAGCATTTTTATACTCATTTGTGGCGCCTCCGGAGGTTAGGATAGGCGTTGCATTTGGAAGTGGTGGAAGCCAATCTCTTCCAGCAACTGAGCTGCCAGGTGTTTCTGCATGGCTG GTTAAACTTGTTAATGACTCCTTATCTAAGAGGATGGTTGAACCTCGCCGTAATTGTTTTTCTTTGCCTGCGGTAAATTTATTCAAAAGGGCTGTCGCTGGTGTACTCTCAGTGACCGTGATGTCTGCCAGCAAATTGTCAAGAAGTAACCTGAGGAGTAGCCCTTCCAGGAAACAAAGCTCATCGACAGATAGTTATGTGGAGAATCTCCATGATTACAAGGATTTGCGGACATTTGTCGAGGTTGAACTTGAAGAATTAACCAGGAAAACAGATGTCAGACCAGGATCCTGCCCTAGATGGGACTCAAAGTTCAATATGACTCTACATGAGGATGCAGGAACAATTAGGTTCAATTTATTTGAATGCACTCCTGGCAGCGTGAAGTATGACTATCTGACAAGCTGTGAAATAAAG ATGAGATATGTTGCAGATGATTCAACAATGTTTTGGGCAACGGGAGCTGACTCCGCTGCTATAGCCAGGCGTGCTGAGTTTTGTGGTAAAGAAATTGAAATGACGGTTCCATTTGAGGGGATTAATTCAGGAGAG TTGACAGTGAAACTCGTCTTGAAGGAATGGCAATTcgctgatggttcagatagctcgAACGGTTTACCTATCAGCTCTCAGCATTCACTCAATAGTACATCAAGTTTTCTACCTAGAACAGGAAGAAAAATCTACGTGACAATAGTTGAAGGAAAGGACCTTCCATCAAAAGATAAATTTGGAAAGCCTGGTTCTGGCTGTTACGTAAAATTCCAGTACGGGAAG GCTCTGAAGAGAACGAGAACTGTTTCACATACTTCAGATCCTACCTGGAATCAGAAGTTTGAATTTGATGAAATAAGTGGTGGTGAATATCTGAAGATAAAGTGCTTCATTGAGGAGATGTTTGGAGATGAGAACATTGGTAGTGCACGAGTAAGCTTAGAAGGACTTATAGAGGGGTCCCCGAGGGACGTGTGGATTCCTCTCGAGAAAGTGAATTCTGGAGAATTGCGGCTCCAGATAGAAGCAGTCAGAGTTGATGACTATGAAGGATCCAAG GGTTCAAATGGTAGTTCTTCCAATGGTTGGGTTGAACTTGCTCTCATCGAGGCAAAAGACCTTGTTGCTGCGGATCTCCGAGGAACCAGTGATCCTTATGTGAGGGTACAATATGGCAATTTGAAGAGAAGAACTAAG GTTATGTACAAAACTTTGCATCCTCAATGGCACCAGACATTAGAATTTCCCGATGATGGGAGTCCCCTGGAGTTGCATGTTAAGGACCACAACCATTTACTGCCAACAGCAAGCATAGGTGATTGTGTCGTTGAATACCAAAGGTTGCCTCCAAATCAAATGTTTGACAAGTGGATACCCCTTCAAAATGTGAAGAAGGGAGAGATCCATATTCAAGTCACACGCAAAGTTCCGGATCTAGAAAAGAAAACAAGCGTAGATTCTGAGTCCTCAGTGACCAAAGCACGCCGCCAAATTTCTAACCAG ATGAAGCAAATGATGATCAAGTTCCAGTCTTTTATAGAAGACGATGATCTTGAAGGACTTTCAGCATCACTGCACGAAATGGAAAACCTACACGAATCCCAAGAGGAGTTTATGGTCCAGCTGGAGACTGAACAAACACTTTTGCTCAACAAGATAAATGAGCTTGGCCAGGAAATCATTAATTCATCACCTTCCTATGCTTTGGGTAGAAGACCTACTTTCCCTTGA